From Hominilimicola fabiformis, one genomic window encodes:
- a CDS encoding rhamnogalacturonan lyase: MYFREEIDKMKEASFDFGKKPPVDGYTKVTEKSVYTKEKGFGLSEVAEADERKIGEKELNRDFLFMGGKSFIVDIENGEYIVRVSTGDYVDEGDVMTFYNVNGEKYGVWVSDGTVVERVFPVTVTDGKIEFAFEMGKHTCLNSIDIAQKQDIEVKNVKSAVIAKRDTASVKLTWDKADGVIGYRVSRRNPKNNEIDKVQEVITEEFVDGDVTICDKFEYSVCALYAHKFCSDKSVTIDVEVVDGKSVAGEITELDAKETPNSVTLVWNGFKEAVWYNIYQKAPYGIYKYIGKTEETHFIDDKVITNVPFVYAVEAVTTSGISKRSEVTIDMEAKPKKRKMETLGRGAVAMMTENGVFLSWRLNAYEYEQDINFIILRNGEKITDVITDSTNYLDKDGKPEDVYTIKAVKGNKAEKKGAEVKVVNAPYISIPLDKPENFVDPDGNSYPYTANDASVADLDGDGEYEIILRWDANGKDNSHKGITGECLLDAYKLDGTKLWRINLGRNIRSGSHYTQFMVYDFNNDGKAELVCKTADATVDGKGNVIGDKDADYRNKDGFILEGPEYLTLFNGETGEIMDTVDYDPPRGNVREWGDSWGNRVDRFLACVAYLDGENPSVVMCRGYYDHGCPTVLVAYDVIDNKLVKRWKFLANKDQNIEYTNQGNHNLGVGDIDGDGLDEIVYGAMAVDHDGKGIYSTGLEHGDCMNLGNFTKKTPNLDFFQIHEHDSAEYGFEVRDPATGEIKWGKFTGRDTTRGLCAKIDPRYEGNQCWVMDDGIYTMEGELINEKGPESIDFAIWWDGDLIRELLDHEFDDEKAVGYPKIYKWDYENNKLVTILDPKGTLSNNWKKGTPCIQADILGDWREEAVWRNEDDTELRIYTTTDLTDHKFYTFMHDSVYRLSVAFQNTAYNQCTQTGFYIGPEMDKPPVPNNEYVRGINIPEFTEDIDEI, from the coding sequence ATGTATTTTAGAGAGGAAATTGATAAAATGAAAGAGGCAAGTTTTGATTTTGGTAAGAAACCGCCTGTTGACGGTTACACAAAAGTGACTGAAAAATCTGTTTACACAAAGGAAAAAGGTTTTGGACTTTCGGAAGTCGCAGAGGCTGACGAAAGAAAAATCGGTGAAAAGGAATTAAACAGAGATTTTCTTTTTATGGGCGGAAAGTCATTTATCGTTGATATTGAAAACGGCGAATATATTGTACGCGTTTCTACGGGCGACTATGTTGACGAAGGCGATGTTATGACATTCTACAACGTCAACGGTGAAAAATACGGCGTATGGGTAAGTGACGGTACTGTTGTGGAAAGAGTGTTCCCTGTTACAGTTACTGACGGTAAGATTGAATTTGCATTTGAAATGGGTAAGCATACTTGCCTTAACAGCATTGATATTGCACAAAAGCAAGACATTGAAGTTAAGAATGTTAAAAGTGCCGTTATCGCAAAACGTGATACGGCTTCGGTTAAATTGACTTGGGATAAAGCCGACGGCGTTATCGGTTACAGAGTGTCACGCAGAAATCCGAAGAATAACGAAATTGATAAGGTTCAGGAAGTTATTACAGAGGAATTTGTTGACGGTGACGTTACAATATGCGATAAATTTGAATACAGCGTGTGTGCATTGTATGCACATAAGTTCTGTTCGGATAAGTCTGTTACGATTGATGTTGAAGTCGTTGACGGCAAGAGCGTTGCCGGTGAGATAACAGAGCTTGACGCAAAGGAAACTCCTAATTCCGTAACACTTGTGTGGAACGGATTTAAGGAGGCGGTTTGGTACAACATTTATCAAAAAGCACCTTACGGTATTTACAAGTACATAGGAAAAACAGAAGAAACACATTTCATTGATGATAAAGTAATAACAAACGTACCTTTCGTATATGCGGTTGAGGCTGTTACGACAAGCGGTATATCAAAACGCAGTGAGGTAACAATAGATATGGAGGCTAAGCCGAAGAAACGCAAAATGGAAACGTTGGGCAGAGGTGCCGTTGCAATGATGACAGAAAACGGCGTATTCCTTAGCTGGCGTCTTAATGCGTATGAATACGAACAGGACATTAACTTTATAATTTTAAGAAACGGTGAAAAGATTACAGACGTAATCACCGATTCTACAAACTATCTTGACAAAGACGGTAAACCGGAAGACGTTTACACAATCAAAGCCGTAAAGGGTAATAAGGCTGAGAAAAAGGGTGCGGAAGTTAAAGTTGTAAATGCACCTTATATATCAATTCCTCTTGACAAGCCTGAAAACTTTGTTGACCCTGACGGCAATTCATATCCTTATACCGCAAATGACGCGTCTGTTGCAGACCTTGACGGTGACGGCGAATACGAAATCATTCTTCGTTGGGACGCAAACGGTAAGGATAACTCACACAAGGGTATAACAGGTGAATGTTTGCTTGACGCATACAAGCTTGACGGTACAAAGCTATGGAGAATTAATCTCGGACGTAATATCCGTTCGGGTTCACACTATACACAATTTATGGTGTATGACTTTAATAATGACGGTAAGGCAGAACTTGTATGCAAAACCGCAGACGCAACTGTTGACGGCAAGGGTAACGTAATCGGTGACAAGGACGCGGATTACAGAAATAAGGACGGATTCATTCTTGAAGGTCCGGAATACTTGACATTGTTCAACGGTGAAACAGGCGAAATTATGGATACTGTCGATTATGATCCGCCGAGAGGCAACGTTCGTGAATGGGGCGATTCTTGGGGTAACAGAGTCGACCGTTTCCTTGCCTGCGTAGCATATCTTGACGGTGAAAATCCGAGCGTTGTAATGTGTAGAGGTTACTATGACCACGGTTGTCCGACAGTGCTTGTTGCATATGACGTAATTGACAATAAACTTGTTAAGCGTTGGAAGTTCCTTGCTAACAAGGATCAGAATATCGAATACACAAATCAAGGTAACCACAATCTTGGTGTCGGTGATATTGACGGCGACGGACTTGACGAAATCGTTTACGGCGCAATGGCTGTTGACCATGACGGTAAGGGTATTTACTCAACAGGCCTTGAACACGGCGACTGTATGAACCTTGGTAACTTCACAAAGAAAACACCTAACCTTGACTTCTTCCAAATTCACGAACACGACAGTGCCGAATACGGTTTTGAAGTGCGTGACCCTGCAACAGGCGAGATTAAGTGGGGTAAGTTTACAGGCCGTGACACAACAAGAGGACTTTGCGCGAAGATTGACCCGAGATATGAAGGTAATCAGTGTTGGGTAATGGATGACGGTATCTACACAATGGAGGGTGAACTTATCAATGAAAAGGGCCCTGAATCAATAGATTTTGCTATTTGGTGGGACGGCGACCTTATCCGTGAACTTCTTGACCACGAATTTGATGATGAAAAGGCAGTCGGTTATCCGAAAATTTATAAGTGGGATTATGAAAACAACAAACTTGTGACAATCCTTGACCCTAAGGGTACTCTTTCAAACAACTGGAAGAAGGGTACACCTTGTATCCAAGCCGATATTTTGGGTGACTGGAGAGAAGAGGCTGTTTGGAGAAATGAGGACGATACGGAACTTCGTATTTACACAACAACAGACCTTACAGACCATAAGTTCTATACGTTTATGCACGACAGTGTTTACAGATTAAGCGTTGCATTCCAAAATACCGCTTACAATCAGTGTACACAAACAGGTTTCTATATAGGTCCTGAAATGGATAAACCGCCTGTACCTAACAACGAATATGTGAGAGGAATTAACATTCCTGAATTCACGGAAGATATTGATGAAATTTAG
- a CDS encoding polysaccharide deacetylase family protein, with the protein MKKVILVIFCTTILMSGCSSNTADTVSNDVQQVNVSYDQMNNEGIGWGFVRKKGAPPEIPNSQKEVLRKYDCYYIDENAPKTLYLTFDEGYENGYTSKILDVLEQTSTPAAFFVTGPYLENQQELVHRMIDDGHIVGNHTVNHPNLPKQSVETEQKELSDLNKMCEEMYGVSMKYMRPPEGEYSERVLAVAKDMGYRTILWSFAYKDWDINMQQGADYAFNQVTPYLHDGAVLLLHAVSSDNANALEDIINYAKNEGYTFKSLDELQ; encoded by the coding sequence ATGAAAAAAGTGATTTTGGTAATTTTTTGCACGACAATTTTGATGAGCGGTTGTTCATCTAATACAGCCGATACGGTCAGTAATGACGTACAACAGGTGAATGTGTCATATGACCAAATGAATAATGAGGGGATTGGTTGGGGATTTGTACGCAAGAAAGGCGCACCGCCCGAAATACCTAATTCACAAAAGGAAGTGCTTAGAAAATACGATTGCTATTATATAGATGAAAATGCACCGAAAACACTTTATCTGACATTTGACGAGGGTTATGAAAACGGCTACACGTCAAAGATTTTGGACGTTTTGGAGCAGACTTCAACGCCTGCGGCATTTTTTGTGACAGGTCCGTATCTTGAAAATCAACAGGAATTGGTGCATAGAATGATTGATGACGGTCACATTGTCGGAAACCATACCGTAAACCACCCGAATTTACCGAAACAGAGCGTCGAAACGGAACAAAAAGAACTTTCCGATTTGAATAAAATGTGTGAGGAAATGTACGGCGTGAGTATGAAGTATATGCGTCCGCCGGAGGGGGAATACAGTGAACGAGTGCTTGCTGTTGCAAAAGATATGGGATACAGGACAATTCTGTGGAGCTTTGCGTACAAGGATTGGGACATAAATATGCAGCAGGGGGCGGACTATGCGTTTAATCAAGTTACGCCGTATCTGCATGACGGTGCTGTTTTACTTCTTCACGCAGTGTCCTCCGACAATGCAAATGCTTTGGAAGATATAATAAATTACGCAAAAAATGAGGGATATACGTTTAAAAGCCTTGATGAATTGCAATAA
- a CDS encoding polysaccharide deacetylase family protein encodes MSNATEFEMRRRERRRRERLRKKRIRAAIIFIVLIAIIIVVAVAVSMKKGNNEQQNTNNVSVEATENPENVVPTVEPVQTNTLNIPPATEENDLLQIVKDSVQEKRCYLTFDDGPTENITPQILDTLRKYNIKATFFEVGSLIDSNFDMARRVYEEGHLIANHSDGHNYEKLYASTDTFINEVNACFQKIDAVTGGAQTMRLVRFPGGSYKSSADSFSPVKQECKKVLKENGYYYCDWNALNGDAEGKKKDAQGLLDYLKSNMPEGQNVVILMHDAAAKQATADALPMIIEYLISEGYTFHRLDDINYQAAVTTIAPESGETATTTTSTDTTNTASTTNPTNTTNPTSTTNPTADTANAQNSNTQSATDKPVQAQNAQNITPAPAQSGTAIIIQ; translated from the coding sequence ATGTCTAATGCAACCGAATTTGAAATGAGACGTCGTGAACGCCGCAGACGTGAACGTCTTAGAAAAAAACGTATACGTGCGGCTATTATTTTTATAGTTCTTATAGCAATTATTATTGTTGTCGCAGTTGCCGTTTCGATGAAAAAAGGTAACAACGAGCAACAAAATACAAATAATGTATCAGTCGAAGCAACAGAAAATCCCGAAAATGTCGTTCCGACCGTAGAGCCGGTACAAACAAATACATTAAATATTCCTCCCGCAACGGAAGAAAACGACCTGCTTCAAATCGTTAAAGATTCAGTACAGGAAAAGCGTTGTTATCTTACATTCGATGACGGTCCTACAGAAAATATAACTCCGCAAATTCTTGATACTTTGAGAAAATACAATATTAAAGCCACGTTCTTTGAAGTCGGTTCACTTATCGACTCAAACTTTGATATGGCAAGACGTGTATACGAAGAAGGACATCTTATAGCAAACCACTCTGATGGACATAACTATGAGAAATTATATGCGTCAACAGACACATTTATTAATGAAGTAAACGCTTGTTTCCAAAAAATTGACGCAGTTACAGGCGGCGCTCAAACAATGCGACTTGTACGTTTTCCTGGCGGCAGCTATAAATCAAGTGCAGACAGTTTTTCGCCTGTAAAGCAAGAATGTAAAAAAGTACTAAAAGAAAACGGTTACTATTATTGTGACTGGAACGCGCTAAATGGTGACGCAGAGGGTAAAAAGAAAGATGCACAAGGTCTTTTGGATTACCTAAAGTCAAATATGCCGGAAGGTCAAAATGTTGTCATTCTTATGCACGATGCCGCCGCTAAACAAGCTACGGCTGACGCTTTGCCAATGATTATCGAATATTTGATTTCAGAGGGATATACATTCCACAGACTTGACGATATTAATTATCAAGCCGCCGTCACAACAATCGCCCCTGAAAGCGGTGAAACAGCCACAACAACTACTTCAACCGATACAACAAATACAGCAAGCACAACAAATCCAACAAATACAACAAACCCAACAAGTACAACAAATCCAACAGCCGACACAGCAAACGCACAAAACAGCAATACACAATCGGCAACAGACAAACCTGTACAGGCACAAAATGCCCAAAACATAACCCCTGCCCCTGCACAATCGGGTACAGCAATTATAATTCAATAA
- a CDS encoding acyltransferase family protein has protein sequence MNNSRQSDIPGYLYALDGMRAISLIFIVIFHTFQQSWIFYNLKISPDKYLFNFEIFQRYGYVAIDSFFVLSGFCLFYPIARSMFGECEFRGWKNFFIKRARRIYPSYVIMLILTILIPSFSYIGGMYDPKSFTNVAHNVIMHLLFIHNFDSHTIGTTISTAWTMSIEVQFYVLFPLICIPFRKKPVLTTVVMSLVAVLLRFILMANANISQPIMSAITPIYFDVFAFGMISAYFVVYVRNKVKCIDKLKLCMTIISALSIFSAFGYMCWLRKISFPNGVAGDVYFRFLYRGIFSVLIALFLFTACFSYGFWEKKIWGNKFFVFLSSISYTVYLWHQNVFIFLKNHNIPYSTQNPVMNDRAAMDGLTLICWTVSILAGIIITNYIEKPIVKYGLKNSILKLLELIHLRPPQKNTVRSKE, from the coding sequence ATGAATAATTCACGTCAAAGCGATATTCCCGGCTATCTTTACGCTTTGGACGGAATGAGAGCAATATCACTTATTTTTATAGTAATATTTCACACATTCCAGCAAAGTTGGATTTTTTATAATTTAAAAATAAGTCCTGACAAGTATTTGTTTAATTTTGAAATATTTCAACGTTACGGCTATGTAGCCATAGATTCTTTCTTCGTGTTGAGTGGATTTTGTCTTTTCTATCCTATCGCACGAAGTATGTTTGGTGAATGTGAGTTCAGAGGTTGGAAGAATTTCTTTATAAAGCGTGCAAGAAGAATTTATCCTTCATATGTCATAATGCTTATTCTGACTATTCTAATTCCGAGTTTTTCATATATAGGCGGAATGTATGATCCCAAAAGTTTTACGAATGTTGCTCACAATGTTATAATGCATTTGCTTTTCATTCATAACTTTGATTCGCATACTATCGGAACAACCATTTCTACCGCTTGGACAATGAGTATTGAAGTTCAGTTTTATGTTCTGTTTCCGCTTATATGTATTCCGTTCCGCAAGAAACCTGTTCTTACAACAGTCGTTATGTCTTTAGTGGCTGTATTGCTGAGATTTATACTTATGGCAAATGCAAACATATCACAGCCTATAATGTCGGCAATCACACCTATTTATTTTGACGTATTTGCTTTCGGAATGATTTCCGCATATTTCGTGGTATATGTAAGAAACAAAGTAAAATGTATAGATAAACTCAAATTGTGCATGACAATTATATCCGCTTTGAGTATTTTCTCTGCTTTCGGATATATGTGCTGGCTTAGAAAGATTTCATTCCCGAACGGAGTTGCGGGCGATGTGTATTTTCGCTTTTTGTACAGAGGAATATTCTCTGTATTAATAGCACTTTTCCTTTTCACCGCTTGTTTCTCATACGGTTTTTGGGAAAAGAAAATATGGGGAAATAAATTTTTCGTTTTCCTTTCATCAATATCATATACGGTGTACCTATGGCACCAGAATGTATTTATATTCCTAAAAAATCACAACATACCTTACAGCACACAAAATCCCGTAATGAACGACAGAGCCGCAATGGACGGATTAACCTTAATTTGTTGGACCGTTTCAATATTAGCGGGAATAATCATAACCAACTACATAGAAAAACCAATCGTAAAATACGGCTTAAAAAACAGTATTTTAAAATTATTGGAGCTTATACATCTAAGACCCCCTCAAAAAAACACAGTCCGCTCCAAAGAGTGA
- a CDS encoding ECF transporter S component yields MNTKQFVRVAMLTALACVLTIVPKVPIGGGYVHFGDCIIYVAAMILGPIPGAIVGAIGHSLADFISGYPIFCIPTFIIKGIMGFAIGKIVYGHVDIKYFIIGGIVALVIVTGGYFAAEIPLMGYETALVSLISSPIQWCMSMVASAIIVPILIKNRKRIGF; encoded by the coding sequence ATGAATACTAAACAATTTGTTAGAGTGGCAATGCTTACGGCATTGGCGTGCGTACTTACTATCGTGCCGAAAGTGCCGATAGGCGGCGGATATGTGCATTTCGGCGACTGCATAATTTATGTGGCTGCAATGATACTCGGACCTATACCCGGTGCGATTGTCGGAGCGATAGGACATAGCTTGGCAGATTTTATTTCTGGTTATCCGATATTCTGTATACCGACATTTATTATTAAAGGTATTATGGGATTTGCAATCGGTAAAATCGTTTACGGACACGTTGATATAAAGTATTTTATAATCGGCGGTATCGTTGCACTTGTGATTGTTACAGGCGGTTACTTTGCTGCGGAAATTCCGCTTATGGGATATGAAACCGCACTTGTATCGCTTATTTCATCACCGATACAGTGGTGTATGAGTATGGTTGCATCGGCGATTATTGTACCGATATTGATTAAAAACAGAAAAAGAATAGGATTTTAA
- the nrdG gene encoding anaerobic ribonucleoside-triphosphate reductase activating protein, translating into MLWKLIMYYGNIKKTDIANGTGVRVSLFVSGCRRHCKDCFNSETWDFCYGNEFTDDTMNEIITAMDKEYIKGFSLLGGEPFEKENRMAVQYILKTIKEHFPNKTVWCYSGFAFEELVGECEDILKYIDVLVDGAFVAEKKNLKLKFRGSENQRIINVKKSLEDKTVTELTEGEYDEY; encoded by the coding sequence ATGCTGTGGAAATTAATTATGTATTATGGGAATATAAAGAAAACTGACATTGCAAACGGAACAGGCGTGAGAGTATCGCTTTTTGTCAGCGGTTGCAGACGTCACTGTAAGGACTGTTTTAACAGTGAAACGTGGGATTTTTGTTATGGCAATGAGTTCACGGACGATACAATGAACGAAATTATAACCGCAATGGATAAGGAGTATATAAAAGGTTTCAGCCTGCTCGGCGGTGAGCCTTTTGAAAAGGAAAATCGCATGGCGGTACAATATATATTAAAAACAATAAAGGAACATTTTCCGAATAAAACCGTATGGTGTTACAGTGGTTTTGCTTTTGAAGAGCTTGTCGGAGAATGTGAAGATATTTTAAAGTATATTGACGTGCTTGTTGACGGTGCATTTGTGGCGGAAAAGAAAAATTTGAAATTGAAATTCAGAGGGTCTGAAAATCAAAGAATTATAAATGTAAAGAAATCACTTGAAGATAAAACAGTGACGGAACTTACAGAAGGGGAATACGATGAATACTAA
- the nrdD gene encoding anaerobic ribonucleoside-triphosphate reductase codes for MKVQKRDGRIVEYNADKITAAIKKANVEVDNSQKVSDDLIEEAIGNVEKTDKEVIPVETIQDIIEKTLVAHNKYVLAKKYMIYRYQRSLLRKSNTTDESILKLIRNENKELAEENSNKNTVHASTQRDYIAGEVSRDLTRRMLLPEHITMAHQNGILHFHDADYFIQPIFNCCLINIKDMLDNGTVMNGKMIESPKSFQVACTVTTQIIAAVASNQYGGQSVNVAHLGKYLRKSRDKFMAETQEKFKDTLSREDIEKIVEMRVDDELRSGVQTIQYQINTLMTTNGQSPFVTLFLYIDENNEYVDENVRIIEEILRQRLDGIKNEQGVYVTPAFPKLIYVLDENNCLKGGKYDYVTKLAVKCSAKRMYPDYISAKKMRENYEGNVFSCMGCRSFLSPWKDENGEYKWEGRFNQGVVSINLPQIGLVAKGDEEKFWKLFDERLELCYEALMCRHKALEGVVSDVSPIHWQYGAIARLKKGETIDKYLHNGYSTLSLGYIGLYELTYLMTGESQTSGKGKEFALKVMYHMRDAAEKWKEETGLGFSLYGTPAETLCYRFAKIDYEKFGPIKNVTDKGYYTNSYHVDVREKINAFDKFDIESEFQNISLGGAISYVEIPNMQNNLPALETLVKYIYDNIQYGEFNTKSDYCQECGFDGEIMINDNMEWECPQCHNKDHSKLNVTRRTCGYLGENFWNTGKTKEIKSRVLHL; via the coding sequence GTGAAAGTACAGAAGCGTGACGGTAGAATTGTTGAATACAATGCTGACAAGATAACAGCCGCCATTAAAAAAGCGAATGTTGAGGTGGACAATTCGCAAAAAGTCAGTGACGACTTGATAGAAGAGGCGATAGGAAACGTTGAAAAAACAGACAAGGAAGTAATTCCCGTTGAAACGATACAAGATATAATCGAAAAGACGCTTGTTGCACACAACAAGTATGTACTTGCGAAAAAGTATATGATATACAGATACCAACGCAGTCTTTTGAGAAAGTCGAATACAACAGATGAATCAATCCTAAAGCTAATCAGAAACGAAAACAAGGAGCTTGCGGAGGAAAATTCAAATAAGAATACTGTTCACGCGTCTACACAGCGTGACTATATAGCAGGTGAAGTGTCGCGTGACCTCACAAGACGTATGCTGTTGCCGGAGCATATCACAATGGCACATCAAAACGGCATACTTCATTTTCATGACGCGGATTATTTTATACAGCCGATTTTTAACTGCTGTCTTATAAATATCAAGGATATGCTTGACAACGGTACTGTTATGAACGGTAAAATGATTGAATCGCCTAAGAGCTTTCAGGTTGCCTGTACCGTCACAACGCAGATTATTGCGGCGGTTGCAAGTAATCAGTATGGCGGACAGTCCGTAAATGTGGCACATTTGGGAAAATATTTAAGAAAGAGCCGCGACAAGTTTATGGCTGAAACACAGGAAAAATTCAAGGATACGTTAAGTCGGGAAGATATTGAGAAAATAGTTGAAATGCGTGTCGATGATGAATTAAGATCGGGTGTACAGACTATTCAATATCAGATTAACACGCTTATGACAACGAACGGACAGTCGCCGTTTGTGACTTTGTTCCTATATATTGACGAAAATAACGAATACGTTGACGAAAACGTAAGAATTATAGAAGAAATTCTTCGTCAAAGACTTGACGGTATTAAGAATGAACAGGGTGTATATGTTACACCTGCATTCCCAAAACTTATATATGTGCTTGATGAAAACAACTGTCTAAAGGGCGGTAAATACGATTACGTTACGAAACTTGCGGTTAAATGTTCCGCTAAAAGAATGTATCCCGACTATATTTCAGCAAAGAAAATGCGTGAAAATTATGAGGGTAACGTGTTCAGCTGTATGGGCTGTCGCTCGTTCCTTTCACCTTGGAAAGACGAAAACGGTGAGTACAAGTGGGAGGGAAGATTTAATCAAGGTGTTGTAAGTATAAATCTTCCGCAAATCGGACTTGTGGCTAAGGGCGATGAAGAAAAGTTTTGGAAACTGTTTGACGAACGTTTGGAACTTTGCTATGAGGCGCTTATGTGCCGTCATAAAGCATTGGAGGGGGTTGTGTCTGACGTAAGCCCTATTCACTGGCAATACGGTGCTATAGCACGTTTGAAAAAAGGTGAAACGATTGATAAATACTTGCACAATGGGTATTCTACGTTGTCGCTCGGATATATCGGTCTTTATGAACTTACTTACCTTATGACCGGCGAAAGCCAAACAAGCGGTAAGGGTAAAGAATTTGCACTTAAAGTAATGTATCATATGCGTGACGCGGCGGAAAAGTGGAAAGAGGAAACAGGATTGGGTTTCAGTCTTTACGGCACACCTGCGGAAACGTTATGCTATCGTTTTGCTAAAATTGATTATGAGAAATTCGGACCGATTAAGAATGTTACCGATAAGGGTTATTATACAAATTCTTACCACGTTGACGTCAGAGAGAAAATCAATGCTTTTGATAAATTCGATATTGAAAGCGAATTCCAAAATATTTCGCTCGGCGGTGCGATTTCTTATGTGGAAATACCGAATATGCAGAATAACCTGCCTGCACTTGAAACACTCGTGAAGTATATTTATGATAACATTCAGTACGGCGAATTTAATACAAAATCGGACTATTGCCAAGAGTGTGGCTTTGACGGTGAGATTATGATTAATGACAATATGGAATGGGAATGTCCGCAATGTCATAATAAAGACCACAGTAAATTGAATGTTACAAGACGTACTTGCGGTTATCTCGGCGAAAATTTTTGGAATACGGGAAAGACGAAAGAGATTAAGAGCAGAGTTTTGCATTTGTAA
- a CDS encoding GerMN domain-containing protein, whose translation MQIVTLKKNTLIRHFIFLLILAIGFGTVVISQNTHTETAEVKLYYVDAQMLRLIPVKTQIPQMSTQKMAQRVVDELVEGYDDNPKIRRIIPNVKHGIKVKVLDRIAYVDIKQELADKHPDGRDLELLTVYSIVNSLTGLDGIVNVRFTIDGKRQKDFKGYIDMRETFIPDYFI comes from the coding sequence TTGCAGATAGTTACATTAAAGAAGAACACGCTTATAAGACACTTTATATTTTTATTAATACTTGCAATCGGCTTTGGTACTGTGGTTATATCGCAGAATACACATACGGAAACAGCAGAGGTAAAGCTGTATTACGTTGACGCACAAATGCTCAGATTGATTCCAGTAAAAACTCAAATACCGCAGATGAGTACGCAGAAAATGGCACAAAGAGTAGTGGACGAGCTTGTTGAGGGATATGACGACAATCCGAAAATAAGGCGAATTATTCCGAACGTCAAACACGGTATAAAGGTGAAAGTGCTTGATAGGATTGCGTATGTGGATATAAAGCAGGAATTGGCGGACAAGCACCCCGACGGTCGTGATTTGGAACTGCTTACGGTGTATTCAATCGTCAATTCACTTACAGGACTTGACGGGATTGTGAACGTAAGGTTTACAATAGACGGCAAGCGTCAGAAAGATTTTAAGGGTTACATTGATATGAGGGAAACTTTTATTCCGGATTATTTTATATAA
- a CDS encoding TIGR03905 family TSCPD domain-containing protein, whose product MAKFSYQPKGVCSVQIDFEVEDGVVRNVHFTRGCNGNTQGISALVEGMNIDDVISRLKGTNCNGRGTSCPDQLAIALEQSKNM is encoded by the coding sequence ATGGCTAAGTTTTCATATCAGCCTAAGGGTGTCTGTTCTGTACAGATAGATTTTGAGGTAGAAGACGGAGTTGTCAGAAATGTACACTTCACAAGAGGTTGTAACGGTAATACGCAAGGTATAAGCGCTCTTGTTGAGGGTATGAATATTGACGATGTTATTTCGAGATTAAAGGGTACAAACTGTAACGGACGCGGTACGTCTTGTCCTGACCAGCTTGCAATAGCATTGGAACAAAGTAAAAATATGTAA
- the fsa gene encoding fructose-6-phosphate aldolase: protein MKLFVDTANVDEIRQANDMGVICGVTTNPSLIAKEGRDFVEVVKEITTIVDGPISAEVISLEADKMVEEAKPLAAINKNIVIKIPMCAEGLKAVKKLTALGIKTNVTLIFSSAQALLAARAGATYVSPFLGRLDDIGTNGMILIEEIADIFKIHEIPTEIIAASIRNPIHVIDAARAGCDIATVPYKVIAQMLHHPLTDKGIERFLKDWETVPKN from the coding sequence ATGAAATTATTTGTAGATACTGCCAATGTAGATGAAATCAGACAGGCAAATGATATGGGCGTCATCTGCGGTGTTACAACAAATCCGTCTCTTATCGCAAAAGAGGGCAGAGATTTTGTTGAAGTTGTTAAGGAAATCACAACTATTGTAGACGGTCCTATCAGTGCCGAAGTTATTTCCCTTGAGGCTGATAAAATGGTTGAAGAGGCTAAACCTCTTGCAGCTATCAACAAGAACATTGTTATAAAAATTCCTATGTGTGCAGAAGGTCTAAAGGCTGTTAAAAAACTTACAGCTCTTGGTATCAAGACTAACGTAACTCTTATCTTCTCATCCGCACAGGCACTTCTTGCCGCAAGAGCAGGCGCTACATATGTAAGTCCATTCCTTGGCAGACTTGACGACATCGGTACAAACGGTATGATTCTTATTGAAGAAATCGCTGATATTTTCAAAATTCACGAAATCCCAACAGAAATTATCGCCGCAAGTATCAGAAATCCTATCCACGTTATCGACGCTGCAAGAGCAGGTTGTGACATCGCAACAGTTCCTTATAAGGTAATTGCTCAAATGCTTCACCACCCACTTACAGACAAGGGTATCGAAAGATTTTTAAAAGACTGGGAAACAGTTCCGAAGAACTAA